A stretch of DNA from Lotus japonicus ecotype B-129 chromosome 4, LjGifu_v1.2:
ATTTAGGGGTTGGTGTTTGTGAACAAAGGGGCTTATTTTGATGGCACATGTTCATGTATTTAGGTGGAAGATGCGAGTGGTTGGTgcggtgaagatgatgaaagatGAGGAGgataaagaagatgaaggatgATGTAGATGAacataatgaagaagaagagcaggaggaagaagaagcataaACTAGGGATTAGTTTGACATTATTGTCTAGGAGGGAAAAAGAGAAGGTGCCAAGTAGGACACTTGCGTGGAAAAAAATTCTTGCCATTTGGACATTTCCGTCTAAGGGACCAACGGAAAATTGAACTAAGGATTAACTTGACCGACGGCAACACATTAAGGGATGAAAAAAGACCATTTTCAACAGCTAAGGACCACTTCGTCATAAGTGAACTCAACCAAGGACCAGAATGGCTGTTTACTCATTGGCGTGCTATGTACAGAGTTGGAATAAAAAGTTACTGCTTCAATTGACCATACTTTTATTACTATCGtttctttcattcatttttctttgtggACTTGTATGAACTTCAACCAATGAATGAGTGTTGGAGACGGTTTTCCTAGCATTATTCAAAGTAGAGTAGGAGGAAAATGAGGATGTGGAAACTCGAACTGCATGTAATTCAGTGGGAAGACAGTACTAGTGgtattttttgttttacatTGCCACAAATTGTACTAAATTCGTAACTGAAGTAACATCATTGTTGCATATATTAACGGCAATCAGTTTCAATAATGAGATCGTCTTTTCAGTAGCATTTAGGAAAATATGCTAGCAATTGACTCTAATAAATCATATCAGCTGTTAAAGAGAAAATATTTCTTTCATAAAATAATCTGATAAACATACCATTATCTTTATTTCAAACGTATAATTCAGATCATACAGATAAACTATAATTCTCATTCTCCATTTTCATACAATATTTTGGTCCATTCCTTacataaaattcagtttttctACATAGAGAGTTCTGTAGTTCTCTGTTTCAGTTCTTGGGTTTGATGGAAATGCCTTTGATAACAAGCCCCATTTTCCACATGCCACCTTCATACTCATACATAGAAATCTCCATCTCACCACCATCTTTTTCAGATGCCACAAACTCACCCACTGGAATCTCTATCCAACGCGCCCTTAACTTGTCCATTAAATTTTCGTTGTGTTGTTGTTTCTTTCCTCCAGGAAGGACAAGTCTAACATTCACTGGAATTTCCCACCCCTGAGCTGGATCTTTCAACATTACAATAAATGACACATTATATAAAATTCCAGGTGAAAGTTTCCTAGTGTCAAATTTTCCATGCACTTCTAGCCAACAAACTCTGTTCAGTTCAGCAACCTCAATCATGGTGCCGCTGCAACATACAAAAATTGCTCTAGTTAGGACTAAAACTGTGTATGTAGGATGAATATGCACAAATTTGTTTAACTAGACATGAGAATTTGTTAGAATGACAATTCTATGGTGGATAACTAATCCACCTACGAACCATGTTTATACTAGTAATATTTAGTGTATGTTATTACAATATGTATTTTATGTACTAACATTTGCAGAGAacacttttaagttttaacttgtGAACCTGATTTTGGGAAAACAAAACGTTGAAGTAGTGAATTTACAAAGCTATAGAGTAGAAACTGTTAAGCATCATAGATGCGCACCTTTCGTCATTTTGCGGTACCCATTTCCAGTAATTTTGATCCTCTGCCCAGGTGATTGAGAGTGCTCTTGCATACAACATGAAACAATTGCTGTTGGAATTCCTTTCCAGCCAATAtttcttcaaataaaaaaaaaaaccatgtttAAAATTTGTTCAATCAACTCTTAAATCGAATTAGCCCAAACTGTCTGATCTGATCACAGTTCAATCTGAGGATAACTCAAGTAAAATAGCAGATAACTAAATTCAACAACTCACAACATGCTCAAATAGCAATCCGCACttaaattttcaacacaaatatATAATAACTTAAATTAAACTATGTTGAAGTTACCTTAGTTTTATGGTCTAAGAACACCCCAGCATATAGCTGATCACACAACTTTTCCCTGGATGATTTATCAATAGGCGAGTCTGCACCCTTCAATATGTGTTCATAATTGTGTGGGAAATTCAGTTCCTTCCTAGGTTTCACTGAGATCATGGATTGATTTTCATTGGCTTTCACTAAACCTGTGCTATTTTGTTCTGTCCTTGTACTATTGATGGAGGGTCTTGAGTACTCAGCTTGAGGAGACAACAGCAATGTTTCTGTTTCCCTTCTGGATTTAGACCTTACTTCCCTACCAGTTGGTTCATGTGACTGTGGCTGCAGCTGTCTCGGTGGACGCGGTTGTAACTGTCGCGACTGAGGTTCAGGATGAAGCTCTGATTGTTGCTGTACCTGTTGTGACTGCGGTTGAGGATGCAGCTCCGGTTGTGATTCAAACTGAGATTGAGATGCCCCCATTTCTCTTGCACTACAAAACGTTCATATTGTTCTAAACATGAATATAGCATCCTATATATATCTGAACATGTGGCCCCCTAGCTACATCATGTAGTGGCATGGCCAAGGGTCAGTATTGAAGATGCCTTCTTTCAGCTATGAAATTTACAGGGAATCATATTCCTCTTGCCAATGTATCAAACATGAAAACCAAATTCTATTTAAATTCTTGAGAAAAGTTAAATGCTTATTCCCTCACAAAGCATCTGGTTCTAGTGGATGAGATAGTGTCCTTAATTATCTTGATTCCTTCTCTTCTCCTCTACATCCTTAAGGGGCAAACTATCGTTGCCATCCATGCATAGTGACACTACCCCATTTTCAAAAATACTCTAGATTAATTTTACATTCCGCACTAGTTTTGGAAGTTTCACaccacattttttattttcggaACATTAAACTAGAAAAAGTAATTTTGCATTCTGTATTTGCATTTTGCGGAATTACTTTTACACCACATTTTGGGGCATGGCTAAGTGGTGAGAATGTCATACAAATCATTTTTGGTAAGAAGACAAAAACAACTTAACATTGTAGTAATAAGATGACCTATATTTGGGATTGATATCCACTTATCTAGAGTGACTAACTGCCTAAGTTCAATAAACAGTGCATCAAGTACTTCTTGCACCCGTGCAACAAACCGATAAAGTGGAACGTATTCTACCTGAAACTGTTGAAACTCCTAAATCAATTCTTTTCGAATTTAAGGCCACATCTCTTACTATGCTCATGATCTGATTTGATATTTGTAATGTTAATAACATAAGACTGAATAACTGCATGAAAGTGATGATTTGATAGAACTGGAACACAATTATATCTTGCAAGTTCACAAACAAGGTGTTGGGCAGCAAGAGGATAAACCGGGGGATCATCACATTGGGCTTACATGAGCACACCACaa
This window harbors:
- the LOC130710174 gene encoding lectin-like produces the protein MGASQSQFESQPELHPQPQSQQVQQQSELHPEPQSRQLQPRPPRQLQPQSHEPTGREVRSKSRRETETLLLSPQAEYSRPSINSTRTEQNSTGLVKANENQSMISVKPRKELNFPHNYEHILKGADSPIDKSSREKLCDQLYAGVFLDHKTKKYWLERNSNSNCFMLYARALSITWAEDQNYWKWVPQNDESGTMIEVAELNRVCWLEVHGKFDTRKLSPGILYNVSFIVMLKDPAQGWEIPVNVRLVLPGGKKQQHNENLMDKLRARWIEIPVGEFVASEKDGGEMEISMYEYEGGMWKMGLVIKGISIKPKN